In Bacteroidales bacterium, the genomic window AATTAGGTCAGTTACATCAGCGTGGGAAGATTGGACATCTCCGGGTTGAAGTGGTAACATATTCATTTTGGCCTTTTTATGAAGTGCTTCTTCGATAGCTTTAACAAAATCTAATAATCGAACAGGAGAATTATTCCCTATATTATAAATTTTATATGGTGCCTTTGAAGAACTGGGATCAGGGTTTTTACTATCCCAATCTTTATTTCCCTTAGGTGGATTGTTTATTACCCTTGATATTCCTTCAATAATATCATCAATATAGGTAAAGTCGCGCATCATGTTGCCGTAATTATAAACATCGATAGGTTTTCCTTCCAGAATATTCTTTGTGAAAAGAAACAGAGCCATGTCGGGACGACCCCATTGACCATAGACTGTAAAGAAACGCAGCCCGGTTGAAGGTATATTGTATAGTGCACTGTAACAATGAGCTAATAACTCATTTGATTTTTTACTGGCTGCATAAAGACTTATAGGATGATCCACATTATCTGATGTTGAAAAAGGCAATTTCTCATTCCACCCATATACACTCGAGCTACTGGCATATATCAAATGCTTGACTTTATTACTTCTACAAGCTTCTAAAATATTATAAAAGCCAATTATATTGCTCTGTAAATAGGTATCAGGATTGGTAATACTATAGCGTACTCCAGCTTGGGCTGCAAGGTTAACAATTACATCAAATTCTTCATTCTTAAATAACTGGTAAATATGCTTTTGATCTGATAAATCTAATTTAATAAAACGATAACTTTCATAAATGGAACTTTGGACCAATACATTGTGCTTAATATTTTGTATATGAATACCACAATTATCTAGTCTTCCATATTTTACTCTAAGATCATAATAATCATTTATATTATCCAGACCAATCACCTGATTCTTCGTATCTTTAACTAAACTTATGACTAAGTGATAGCCTATAAAACCAGCAGAACCGGTAACTAAGATTTTCATAAAATTTTCATCATCCTTTTTTCTACTCTAATATTGCGATTTTTTTTTTGCTCATACTACATACTATTAAAATGGTAGCGTAATAGATTTATCTCTTATTATATATCTTCTTTTCCCTGATTTTGTAAACTGAATATTATCAACTACTTGAATTTCAAGTTTCACATCATATCCAATATATTTTTGCCAATAATTATAAATCCTATCTTGTTCTCTTTTATTATACTTTTCATTAACAACGAACTTCATTATGATATGATCAATACTTACTTGTGTAATTTGAAATTGTTCTATTGACTCAATTTCTGGAAACCAACCATCAAATTGAACATCAATTAAGAATTTACCACTAGGCGTTATTAAAAAATCAGAATCTCGTCCATCAATTTTTTTAATAGCTAATAAATTTCTACCACATGAACATTTCTCATTAGATTTAGTAACAATATCTTGTGTGTCATAGCGAATGAATGGTACAGCATAATTAACTAAATCCGTAGTTATTAATCGACCCCTCTCTCCCTTTTCTACTTCTTTACCATTATACATTATCTCTGTAATTGCATACTCCATTGATGAATGATAAGAATGTCTGTTCTCACATTGAGTTACATTAGCTCCACCTTCACAACGATATGAATCATAAACATTACTCTTTAAATAGGTTTCAATTGATTCTCTTGTACTTTTTCTTAAAGTACTACCTGTAGTTGCAATCGCTTTGGGTATATAAATATTTAGATTATTTTCTTTAACATAATTTGCTAGAAATAACATTTGGTCTGGATATCCACGTATAATTTTTGGTTGATATTTATTCATTTCATTTACAATCTTGTTAAAATATTTATTATTTAATTCCTTAGCTGGTAAATATTTTGATCTATTCATTAGATCTTGTATCTTCTTATGAATAGGTCGATCGTACTGACTAATTTTCACATACTTATCACCCAATCTATATCCCATCCAATACCAAGCACGAATAGCGCAAGCAAGATTAAAGCCTAAAGCGTAATTTGTATTATAATATTGCAAAGGTTCCCCTGTTGAACCAGAAGAGCTCTGGTGAATTATATGTTTTTTCGAAATGTTCTTCGCAATTATTTTTTTGTTTCTAATATTAGTACGTATATTATCTTTTGTTAATATAGGAAGCTTAATTAAATCATCACTAGTTTGAATATCCTTTGGAGTAAGTCCTCTTTCTTTAAATATATCGTTGTAATAAGGTATATTATCATATGCATGTTTAATTAATTGCCTTAATTTTTCATTTTGATATTCTTTTAAATCAGATTCGGACCACCATTGGCTTTTCATTAAAAAATTCAAAGTTTTTGAAATTGATTGATGAGTTGCTAAATCACTAAGTGGAAGTATGATCTTCTCGCTGATTAGATTTTGAACTTTAGTTTTCACCGATTTATTTCCTATGAGTACCAAATTATATTTTCTTACGGTTGTATATTTTTTTAAGAATTCTATAATAATATCTAACTTTAAAATAATAAAGCAACCATAACAAGTTGTACTTTTTGAGATACTGGAAGTTTCTATTTCTTTTCTTATATTCTATAGAAATTGTATTATCTATTCGGATATTAAGATTATTGTTTTTGATAAAATCAAAATCAACTTGATAATTATCTTTATAAAATTGAATATTAAGAATCATTGATTTTGTCCTTCTTTTTAGATCTAATTTATGTAATATATTATCGGATTCAAAATCAGAAAAGCAAAAATTCCCTAAACTATAAAAAATATATTTTCCTTTGTAAATATCAAGAGGTTGTAGTGTATGGGAATGATGCCCAACAATAAGGTTTGCACCCATATCAATTATCTTCTTAGCTATTTCTGGTTGATCAGAATCTGGATAATTACCTCCCTCTAATCTTCCTCCCCAGTGTAAAAGAACAATAACATAATCTACTTTTTGTCTGTACTTTTTTATATCATTTTTAATCTTAGTAATATCGAAATAGTTTAGAAAAATTGGTGCATCATCGGGTATATTTGGATTAGTATCTTCTGTTACATAGTTTAAAAAACAAAAATTTAAATCATCAATTTTTTTTACTAATGGGACCCTAACAGTTTCTTTTGAGGTTGAAGCTCCAATATGACTAATATTATTCGCATCCAGAAAGTTAATTGTCTTATTAAAGCCATCTAACAAATTATCATATACATGGTTATGAGCTAGGGTAGCTAATCCAATATTTAAATTATTGAGATAGTTCAAGGTTACTTTATTAGTCTTGAGTCTTGGTTTCTTTTTTAAGTTTTCTCCTTCATTTCCCTCACTCAAGCATTCTAAATTTCCAATTACATAATGACCTTTTTTTAAAAGAGATTCGATTTCGATGAATGGATTTATATTATTTTGATACAAATTATTATATTTCCCGACTAATGCAATATCTCCAAGAAATGATATTTTAACCATGTTATCTTAAAATAATTCTCTTTTTAGTTTGCAATTACAAGTATTCACTGATTTACGATATTACTAATAAATTTTGAAAGTTTACAAGATTCGATTCGATAATTAAAGCTTTTATATGCTATTTTTTTACCTTCTTTTCCAACAGCTAATGATTTATTATAATTGTTACTTATATAAAGGATTTTTTGTGCAAAATCTTCGATATTATCAGGTTGAGCTATAAATGCACTAACACAATCATCTAAAAATAAAGGAATTTCGCCAACTGAAGTAATTATTACGGGTTTCCCAGTCATTAAATATTCACCTAATTTTGTTGGGAAACCACCTTTGGCTTGTAAATTATCTGGTCTTGCCAATGCGAGTATATCTGCATTCTTAAGATATCTAGGTATCTCATTACTATTTATTGCTCCAGTAAAAATAATTTTATCTCGAAGTTGCTTTCTTTTAACTAATTTCAATATTTTATTTATCTTTTTGTCTTGATTATCACCAATTAAAACTAGCTTATATTTAATTTTGTTTTCTATTAATGCATAAGCATTAATAAGATTTTCTAAGCCATCTTTGTTACCGTGCATTGTACCACAGTAGGCAATATATTTAAAATCAAATGGTGATTGAGCATTGCCTTTAAATCTATTAAAGTCTACAGTCATATTGACTATACAAATTCTCGATTCATCAATATATTGTGTAAAATAAGATTTTAAAAAGTGACTAATAACATATAAACCAGAAATTTTAATAATTAAATATAAATAATATTTTAGTCTCAATTTCGATAAAAAAGAAAGATTATTAGTTTCAGATAGGAAGTTAAGTAAAGGATGCTCATTTCTTTCATGAAAAGTTTTAATTTTTTTGATGTTGGCAAATAATAAAATAGGGTGAATAATATATGATTTGGGTGTTAATATCAAGATAGCATCAATTTTTTCCTGCATGTGCATTTTATTTAGTTCAATTAATGCATTAATTATCGAGTAAAAAACTATAATAATCTTTTTGAGAGACGATTGGGTCCAATTAACTGAAAATGAAGTGTATTTAAAATTTATACCTTCAATTGTACCGCTTTTTAATCTAACACTAGCACATTTTTTATTTGAAGGCGAAATAATTAGAATTTTTACATTATGACCTATTTCCACTAGCCCTTTTAAAATGGATACATTTCGATTTGTGCTAGCTTCTCCACGAGGATAAGAACCAACAGTTATGGCAATAATATTCATAATAAATTTTAGTTAGCTAATATTTCTTTGAATAATTCTATTTGTAGCACTGAATGATTATTTTTTGCTAACTCTATATTATATCTCCAGATTTTTGAATCTTGGTTTTCACTTAGAGCTAAATACACTGTACTCATTATTTCCTCAGGTACTAATGAATTTATTATGTACCCACATTTATTATCAATTAAATATTCTATCGAAGCAATATTCTTTGGACCAATAGCTAAAATTGGTCTTCCTGAAGCAAGATACTCTGGAATTTTAGTAGAAATTGATAATCTTGTAAACTGTATAACAGATTTATCAAACGATTCAATATGTACTAAAAAATCAGAGCTCACCATTTTGTTGCAAGCTTCTTTATGTGGAATATTTTTAAAGAAATATACATTATCCAAATTAAATTTTGATAAGTGTTTTTTTATATCATCATTTTTAGTATAAATTTCCAATTTTATATCCTTTTTAGTTTCGTTCGATATTAAATTTAATACTTCTGCTAGTAAAATTAAAGATTTCCATCTTTTTAGGTGTAATCCACCAAAAAATGCAAATGTGATAGAATTGTTTAACTTTGGATGTGCAGAAGTGTTATTAAAATATTCTAAATTGATAGTATTCATAAATGTAACAAATTTAATTTTAAATTTAAGACTATATTCATTACACATTTTTTGAGAAATTCCAAAACCAACATTTGCACATTTCATTAATTTATTTATAGACTTTAATAATAAGAATCTTGGTAACTTAAGCCAATAACTGCCCGTGTAAATAGTCGATATCCAGTCATCCATAAAATGAGGGACTATTCTAATTTTATATCTTTTAGAAATACTATATGCCAGTCTTATTATTCTTCGATTACCCATAATTGTATATATTACATCGGGTTTAAAATGATCCAATTCGTTAACCATCTTATGGGATAATTTTATATCAATAAGATCTCTATATGCTGAAAAAATAGCTAATATTGTTTGTTTATAATTTAATTGAGTATTTTCATTTCTAATTATTGCTCCTGGAACTATATTTCTAAAGTTATCCATAGTCTTTTTGTTCGATAAAAGCTTCACCAAATAAAGTCTTAACCTAAATACATAACTTGATTCATAATTAACAGTTTTAATAAAAGGTAACCGAACATTGGTGGATGTAAAAAGCAATAATTTGTTTTTGGGCCATTCTTTGAAGTAACTTCGAAGAGTAATATCTGTAGCTGTATTGCTGTCCAATCCAAAACCAGAAATCATTAAAACCCTAGGATATCTCAAGTATTAATCCCCCACCACATATTACTCAATTTAGCAGTTCCTAAAATTGTTTTCAAAACTCTCCAGGAAGTATTTTCAACTTTATATTCAGAGCAGATCTGTTTATATTCCTTGTTTTGTTCAAACTCATCAACAACTAATCTCACAGAATCCAAAACAATATCAGGAATTAAACCGGTTATAATGATCGTGCCCGCATCTATAGCTTCAGGTCTTTCCATAGAATTCCGAATTGTAACTGCAGGGAAGTTGAGAATTGCAGACTCTTCACTAATCGTTCCACTATCAGATATTGCACAAATTGTATTCATTTGTAGATAATTATAATCCATAAAACCAAAAGGTTTTAAGAATTGAATTCGATCATCAATTTGAATATTTTCCAAAATTTCTATACGTTTTCGAGTGCGAGGATGTGTAGAAACAATTACCGGCACATCATATTCTCTGGCCAGTTCATTTAGAATGGTTTCAATTTTTTTAAGATTCTCTGGAGAATCTATATTTTCTTCTCGATGAGCGCTAATAATAAAGTAACCTTTTTTCTTCAAGTTCAATTTGTTCAGAATGTCCGATTTATCAATTTTATCTTTATAATGTTTAAGTACTTCAAACATAGGAGAACCGGTAACATATATTCTTCGATGTGGTAAACCTTCAGAAAGAAGATGTCTTCTGGAATTTTCTGTATAAACAAGATTAAAATCTGCTGTATGATCAATAATTTTACGATTTATTTCTTCAGGTACATTGAAATCGAAACTACGATTTCCAGCTTCCATGTGATAAATTGGAATATGCATTCTTTTGGCTATTATTGCTGCAATAGAAGCATTGGTATCACCAAGAATTAAAACAGCATCCGGTTTTTCTTTGATAAAGACTTCTTCAACCTTGATTAGTGTTTCACCTAAGACATGTCCGAGAGAACTTGTATCAACTCCCAAATAATAATCCGGTTTACGTAGCTCCAAGTCTTTATAAAATATTTCGTTTAGTTCATAATCATAGTTCTGACCTGTATGAACAGTGATGTGATTCACATATTTATCGAGAAGGCACATTACACGTGAGAGACGGATGATCTCCGGGCGTGTACCGACAATTGTTATTACTTTCAAATTTGATTTTTTCATGTTTTCTCCAAAGTCCGCAGATTACACTGATTTACGCGGAGGGCTTTTTTTTAGTTAATATCATTCTTTTGTGTTCTAATTTTCTTGTTCCGAAATTCACAAGCAATCCTAGTTCAAAACCTGTTGCTTTAAGATAATTCAATAATTGAGCTTCATGATCGGAAGTTAGTTTTAATAAAGCTTTCAACTCGACAATTATTTTATCAAAACATATAAAATCAGCAATATACTTTTTAGATAGCATATTACCTTTATAATAAATTTCCAGTAATTTTTCTTTTTCAAAAGGAATATTCCTTTCTTCTAATTCCAGTGCTAATGCTTCCTGATAGACAGGCTCAAGGAATCCACAACCAAGTTGACTATGAACTTAAATACAAGCACCAATAATTTTATAAGTTAAATCAGCTAAAATCAATTCAGACATAGTATTATTCAGTGTTCATCTGTGCTATCCGTGGACTAGACTTTTTCATAATATGTATCCGGATCTTCCGGATCGAAAAACTCATTTATCCAAAACAATGTAACCAACTCCTCTTTCCCGATGTTCGTAATATTATGTGTATACCAAACAGGCATGTCAACATAACCTGGTTTCTCTCCACTGAGTTTGCAATTTATTACTTCATCAGTTCCAATGCGACGAAGTTGAATTAGAGCTACTCCTTTTATTACTGCAAATCGTTCTACTTTCCTAGTGTGAAAATGATTACCACGAGTAATTCCCGGTTTAGTGGTAGAAAAGGAAAATTGCCCTTGTCCGAGTGATTTCACAGTTTCTACAAATGAACCTCTGTCATCAGTATGCAAAATAAAATTCCTGGGGAAATATTTGTTAGGCAAATACGACCGGAATGTATTGAATAAACATAATTCGAAATAATTATCCAAATTAGGGAATATTCCATTCTTATTATAAGATTCATTAAATTCATAAAGCTTTGATAAAACCTCTGTAACTTTAGCAGTAGCTGTATATTCAATTAAATATTCAAAATCATGTGCTTTATCTATTATTACCTGATAAATTTTGTTAACTAAATCATTAATGTAAATAAGTTTCATCTCAGCATCGATTTGAACTTCCGGTTTTTCTCCATTAGTGATCTGGTAAGCAAAAGTAGAAACTACAGAATTATAAAATGGTTTTCCGAATGGACCGAAAACATTAGGAATGATCATTCCGGTAAATTTGTTACCACTATTTTCTGCCCACTCTATCAGAAGTTTGCGACCTTCTTTCTTGGATTGACCATAAGGATTACCCCGCTCTTCCTGAGTAGATGAAGACATTATAATATGCGGATTTGAATGAGTTCTTTCGAGGGAATCTATTAGTTGCCTTACTAACCTGATATTAGTATCATAAATAACCTGCGGATCACCATGACGATTCATTGCTGCCAGGTGAACTATTACATCACACGATCTTACGAATTCATCTAAAGCAGGTTGATGCTCAAAGAATTCATCTTTAAATTCAATTCTTTGAATATCTTCTTTCAAACCAAGATAATTGTAAAGATGTGTACCTATAAAACCGCTTTGACCTGTAATACCAATTTTTATCATTGTTCCATTTTTTTAAAATAGCCACCGATTCTCACCGATATTAAAAATAATTTCTGTGAAAATCTGTCTAATCTGTATCAACCGTGTTCTATTTAATATCCTTTTTGATGAAGTCCAGTTTAAGTAGCAATTTTTTCGTTCCTTCCACATCCAATCTGGTTGTATTATGAGAAGTATATTCTTCAACCTCTGATATTTTATCTTCACCTTCAGAGAAATACTGATTATAATTAAGATCACGTACATCAGCAGGAATCCTGTAATAATTTCCCAAGTCTTCTGCTTTTACCATTTCTTCTCTATTAACCAGAGATTCAAATAGTTTTTCTCCATGACGAGTTCCAATTATCTTTATTTCATTATCGGCATTATAAAGTTCTTTAATAGCTTGGGCAAGATCGCGAATAGTTGACGCTGGAGACTTCTGTACAAATATGTCTCCCGGTTTTCCATGCTTGAATGCATATAAAACCAGTTCAACAGAATCATCCAGGGTCATCATAAAACGGGTCATATTGGGATCTGTTATTGTAATAGGTTTCTCCTTTTTTATTTGTTCTACAAATAGCGGAATAACCGATCCACGGGAAGCCATCACATTTCCGTACCTGGTTCCGCATAATACTGTTGAATAATTTGTTTCACGAGACTTTGCCACCATTACCTTTTCCATCAATGCCTTGGACATGCCCATGGCATTGATAGGATAAACTGCTTTATCTGTGCTGAGAATAATAACTTTTTTTACTTTATTAGCGATAGCAACATTAAGAACATTCTCCGCACCCAAAACATTAGTTTTTACCGCCTGCATGGGGAAAAATTCACAAGTTGGAACCTGTTTAAGCGCCGCAGCATGAAAAACATAATCAACATTATTCATAACGCTATTCACACTTTTATAATCCCGCACATTGCCGATATAAAACTTAATCTTGGGATTATTAAATTTCTTCCGCATATCATCCTGTTTTTTCTCATCACGGGAAAATATGCGAATTTCTTTTAAATCAGAATCGATGAGTCGTTTTAAAACTACGTTTCCAAAGGAACCGGTACCACCTGTGATAAGTAATATTTTATTTTTAAACATAATAAACCTCTTTTTTAATTTGATGTTGAATTATATACGTTATCATTTAATATTATGAATTTTCATTTATTTATCAAGAAAATACATTCAAATTAACATCCATTAAAAAAAATATATTAGAAATATATTAAACTCTATTTCAACTTAATAGTTACTTTTTCTTTGAACTATTTGCGCGATTATTCTTCTCCATATATAGCATGCGTTGGTTATGTTTATCTTGAAAATACTTATCAAAAACAAATGCAAATATTAATCCATAAAAAAATATTGAGTAATGCACCAATGTTGCTTGCGCCCACAAAAAAGTAAGGAATGCAAAAAACGATCCCCAATAGTTTGTTTGTTTAGCTGTTTTATATAGCTTCTTTGCCAATGAAAACCAAAAACAATAAAGAAAAAAACTACCAATAAATCCATACGATACTAAATGAGCTAAGTAACCAACATGTATCTGTGAACTACCGATCGCTCTAGAGGCAGTCTTAATTTCTGCTGAACTAAATTCACCATTGCCAAATAGCCAATATCTGGGATAAAATTTTAAGAAATTTT contains:
- the wecB gene encoding UDP-N-acetylglucosamine 2-epimerase (non-hydrolyzing) encodes the protein MKKSNLKVITIVGTRPEIIRLSRVMCLLDKYVNHITVHTGQNYDYELNEIFYKDLELRKPDYYLGVDTSSLGHVLGETLIKVEEVFIKEKPDAVLILGDTNASIAAIIAKRMHIPIYHMEAGNRSFDFNVPEEINRKIIDHTADFNLVYTENSRRHLLSEGLPHRRIYVTGSPMFEVLKHYKDKIDKSDILNKLNLKKKGYFIISAHREENIDSPENLKKIETILNELAREYDVPVIVSTHPRTRKRIEILENIQIDDRIQFLKPFGFMDYNYLQMNTICAISDSGTISEESAILNFPAVTIRNSMERPEAIDAGTIIITGLIPDIVLDSVRLVVDEFEQNKEYKQICSEYKVENTSWRVLKTILGTAKLSNMWWGINT
- a CDS encoding CapA family protein; the encoded protein is MVKISFLGDIALVGKYNNLYQNNINPFIEIESLLKKGHYVIGNLECLSEGNEGENLKKKPRLKTNKVTLNYLNNLNIGLATLAHNHVYDNLLDGFNKTINFLDANNISHIGASTSKETVRVPLVKKIDDLNFCFLNYVTEDTNPNIPDDAPIFLNYFDITKIKNDIKKYRQKVDYVIVLLHWGGRLEGGNYPDSDQPEIAKKIIDMGANLIVGHHSHTLQPLDIYKGKYIFYSLGNFCFSDFESDNILHKLDLKRRTKSMILNIQFYKDNYQVDFDFIKNNNLNIRIDNTISIEYKKRNRNFQYLKKYNLLWLLYYFKVRYYYRILKKIYNRKKI
- a CDS encoding glycosyltransferase, which gives rise to MNIIAITVGSYPRGEASTNRNVSILKGLVEIGHNVKILIISPSNKKCASVRLKSGTIEGINFKYTSFSVNWTQSSLKKIIIVFYSIINALIELNKMHMQEKIDAILILTPKSYIIHPILLFANIKKIKTFHERNEHPLLNFLSETNNLSFLSKLRLKYYLYLIIKISGLYVISHFLKSYFTQYIDESRICIVNMTVDFNRFKGNAQSPFDFKYIAYCGTMHGNKDGLENLINAYALIENKIKYKLVLIGDNQDKKINKILKLVKRKQLRDKIIFTGAINSNEIPRYLKNADILALARPDNLQAKGGFPTKLGEYLMTGKPVIITSVGEIPLFLDDCVSAFIAQPDNIEDFAQKILYISNNYNKSLAVGKEGKKIAYKSFNYRIESCKLSKFISNIVNQ
- a CDS encoding polysaccharide biosynthesis protein encodes the protein MFKNKILLITGGTGSFGNVVLKRLIDSDLKEIRIFSRDEKKQDDMRKKFNNPKIKFYIGNVRDYKSVNSVMNNVDYVFHAAALKQVPTCEFFPMQAVKTNVLGAENVLNVAIANKVKKVIILSTDKAVYPINAMGMSKALMEKVMVAKSRETNYSTVLCGTRYGNVMASRGSVIPLFVEQIKKEKPITITDPNMTRFMMTLDDSVELVLYAFKHGKPGDIFVQKSPASTIRDLAQAIKELYNADNEIKIIGTRHGEKLFESLVNREEMVKAEDLGNYYRIPADVRDLNYNQYFSEGEDKISEVEEYTSHNTTRLDVEGTKKLLLKLDFIKKDIK
- a CDS encoding phenylacetate--CoA ligase family protein, which codes for MKTKVQNLISEKIILPLSDLATHQSISKTLNFLMKSQWWSESDLKEYQNEKLRQLIKHAYDNIPYYNDIFKERGLTPKDIQTSDDLIKLPILTKDNIRTNIRNKKIIAKNISKKHIIHQSSSGSTGEPLQYYNTNYALGFNLACAIRAWYWMGYRLGDKYVKISQYDRPIHKKIQDLMNRSKYLPAKELNNKYFNKIVNEMNKYQPKIIRGYPDQMLFLANYVKENNLNIYIPKAIATTGSTLRKSTRESIETYLKSNVYDSYRCEGGANVTQCENRHSYHSSMEYAITEIMYNGKEVEKGERGRLITTDLVNYAVPFIRYDTQDIVTKSNEKCSCGRNLLAIKKIDGRDSDFLITPSGKFLIDVQFDGWFPEIESIEQFQITQVSIDHIIMKFVVNEKYNKREQDRIYNYWQKYIGYDVKLEIQVVDNIQFTKSGKRRYIIRDKSITLPF
- a CDS encoding NAD-dependent epimerase/dehydratase family protein, giving the protein MIKIGITGQSGFIGTHLYNYLGLKEDIQRIEFKDEFFEHQPALDEFVRSCDVIVHLAAMNRHGDPQVIYDTNIRLVRQLIDSLERTHSNPHIIMSSSTQEERGNPYGQSKKEGRKLLIEWAENSGNKFTGMIIPNVFGPFGKPFYNSVVSTFAYQITNGEKPEVQIDAEMKLIYINDLVNKIYQVIIDKAHDFEYLIEYTATAKVTEVLSKLYEFNESYNKNGIFPNLDNYFELCLFNTFRSYLPNKYFPRNFILHTDDRGSFVETVKSLGQGQFSFSTTKPGITRGNHFHTRKVERFAVIKGVALIQLRRIGTDEVINCKLSGEKPGYVDMPVWYTHNITNIGKEELVTLFWINEFFDPEDPDTYYEKV
- a CDS encoding NAD-dependent epimerase — encoded protein: MKILVTGSAGFIGYHLVISLVKDTKNQVIGLDNINDYYDLRVKYGRLDNCGIHIQNIKHNVLVQSSIYESYRFIKLDLSDQKHIYQLFKNEEFDVIVNLAAQAGVRYSITNPDTYLQSNIIGFYNILEACRSNKVKHLIYASSSSVYGWNEKLPFSTSDNVDHPISLYAASKKSNELLAHCYSALYNIPSTGLRFFTVYGQWGRPDMALFLFTKNILEGKPIDVYNYGNMMRDFTYIDDIIEGISRVINNPPKGNKDWDSKNPDPSSSKAPYKIYNIGNNSPVRLLDFVKAIEEALHKKAKMNMLPLQPGDVQSSHADVTDLITDMDYKPNTPIKEGMKKFIEWYLEFYGK